The following are encoded together in the Scomber japonicus isolate fScoJap1 chromosome 20, fScoJap1.pri, whole genome shotgun sequence genome:
- the LOC128381867 gene encoding homeobox protein Hox-A3-like, whose amino-acid sequence MQKTHNSIQQQHHFFFSSHNNSSESLQNVRAGDVVETLQLLHPRRSKQQQNVKFTVSKKVFPWMKESRHANQKASRRISDCTVNEKCPQSASPAASKRTRTAYTSAQLVELEKEFHFSRYLCKPRRVEMANLLNLHERQIKIWFQNRRMKQKKDERVQGLNISTTSSSSPPSSPSAPGSPTLSSLGYVHLGGDYQSASPPPPPPPPPPLKPQQHHESQPAYSAEYSKYPASGFTHGPQFDPQYHITHSSSTTNTSSTSSSTSSSTNTNTNTTHSAVQNVSYFSQSCSPQDRIMQAPKLTHL is encoded by the exons ATGCAGAAAACGCACAACAGCATCCAGCAACAAcaccacttcttcttctcctcccatAATAACAGCAGTGAGTCTCTGCAGAATGTGCGTGCAGGGGATGTCG TGGAAACTCTGCAGCTTCTTCATCCTCGGAGGTCAAAGCAGCAGCAAAATGTCAAGTTTACTGTGAGCAAAAAGGTTTTCCCCTGGATGAAAGAGTCCAGACACGCAAATCAGAAAGCCAGCAGGAGGATATCAG aCTGCACCGTCAACGAGAAGTGTCCCCAGAGCGCGTCCCCGGCGGCCTCCAAACGCACACGCACGGCGTACACGAGCGCGCAACTGGTGGAGCTGGAGAAGGAGTTTCACTTCAGCCGCTACCTGTGCAAGCCGAGGCGGGTGGAGATGGCCAACCTGCTCAACCTCCACGAGAGACAGATTAAAATTTGGTTTCAGAACCGGAGGATGAAGCAGAAGAAGGACGAGAGAGTCCAGGGCCTTAAtatctccaccacctcctcctcctctcccccgtCTTCCCCCTCCGCCCCGGGCAGCCCCACTCTATCCAGCCTGGGTTATGTACATCTGGGCGGGGATTACCAGTCAGcctcccctccaccaccaccaccacctccacctccactcaaGCCCCAACAACACCATGAATCCCAGCCTGCGTACTCTGCAGAATACTCCAAATATCCAGCTTCCGGCTTTACGCACGGCCCGCAGTTTGACCCGCAGTACCACATCACGCACAGCTCCAGCACCACCAACACCAGTAGCACCAgtagcagcaccagcagcagcaccaacaccaacaccaacaccacacacTCAGCAGTCCAAAACGTGTCGTATTTCTCACAGAGCTGCTCTCCTCAGGACAGAATCATGCAAGCTCCAAAACTCACTCATCTGTAG
- the LOC128381478 gene encoding homeobox protein Hox-B1b-like: protein MNSYLDYPVCNRGANIFSAKAGYHNLNHGYMSSNSCATSDSYAPDGRLVAATSAPHHTPSLPLHHQTHVNLDLQFASPGSSMYGSPLEYGHHQYGLAPEQDRGYIHAQVSPLGTNMAPYTGDSCGPGVATGNQYLHFGNDQRQQEYSESVYARLPAQSKEKDLDHVEETSKTFDWMKVKRNPPKTAVLSEFGVPGQHNVIRTNFTTKQLTELEKEFHFNKYLTRARRVEVAASLELNETQVKIWFQNRRMKQKKREKLGCALVTSSAPVEKLSGLDTSPKPKPKGKDCEP from the exons ATGAACTCCTACTTAGATTACCCCGTGTGTAACAGAGGAGCAAATATCTTCAGTGCCAAGGCCGGATATCACAATTTAAACCATGGATACATGTCGTCCAACTCGTGCGCAACAAGTGATAGTTACGCACCAGACGGTCGGTTAGTTGCAGCAACTTCTGCGCCACATCACACTCCGAGTCTCCCTCTGCACCACCAGACACACGTCAACCTGGATCTGCAGTTTGCATCGCCGGGGAGCTCCATGTACGGCTCGCCTCTGGAGTACGGACATCACCAGTACGGCCTCGCTCCGGAGCAGGACCGGGGTTACATCCACGCTCAGGTTTCACCCCTCGGAACAAACATGGCTCCTTACACCGGGGACAGTTGTGGGCCTGGAGTCGCAACTGGAAACCAGTATCTACATTTTGGAAACGACCAGAGGCAGCAAGAGTATTCAGAGAGTGTTTACGCGAGGTTACCGGCCCAGAGTAAAGAGAAGGATCTGGATCATGTGGAGGAAACTTCTAAAACCTTCGACTGGATGAAAGTGAAGAGGAATCCTCCTAAAACAG CTGTCCTGTCGGAGTTTGGAGTTCCGGGCCAGCACAACGTGATCCGCACCAACTTCACCACCAAGCAGCTGACCGAGTTGGAGAAAGAGTTCCACTTCAATAAATACCTGACGAGGGCACGGAGGGTGGAGGTGGCTGCAAGTCTGGAGCTGAACGAGACGCAGGTGAAAATTTGGTTTCAGAACCGACGCATGAAGCAGAAGAAACGAGAGAAACTGGGCTGCGCTTTGGTGACAAGTTCGGCACCTGTGGAGAAACTCTCAGGCCTTGACACCTCTCCAAAGCCAAAGCCAAAGGGGAAAGACTGTGAACcatga